The genomic stretch GCACGACATCCCCGATCTTTTTCTCCTTCATTTTTTTGCCGAACAAAAGTCCGGTAAGATAAGCGGCAGGTATGTTGCCTTTATTAATGTTCCATCCGAATTTCTCAAGCTCGCCCGAATGCGCAGACGCCAGTATCTTGTCGCCTGGAGGGTGATACTCTGCAACCTGCAGGCTGATATTTTTCAATGACGTTCTTATCACTAAGCGGCTTTTATTTGACAGCAGCAAAGCTAGTCTCTTTTTATAGTCTGTTTTTCCGGTTCTCCTTCTTCTGTATCTTACTGTAGATATGTTTTTCATTTTAGTTTGGCCAGTTTATGCTCCTGTATGTACAGCTCAAGATGCCTCTTGCTTCTGAAAAATCCGCCCTTAACCTTGGCATAAAGCTCATAAAACACCGTATTGTCAATGCTTTTTTTAGCCTTCAGCATCTTCAAAAACCTTCTTTGCAGCCTCACAGCATTCATCCATCTTCTTTTAGGAGGCAATCTTGCCGTATTTCTTCCTTTCCTGCTGCCGAATCCCTTGTGCCTTCCCTGCTTTTTTTTCAGATGCCGTGTTTTTGCCTTGAATCTTGAAATCCCTTTTTTCTGCACTCTCACTATTGCATTGTTGTTTATCAGCGACCTTATATCTGCCTTTGTTATGGCTTCTTTTATCTCTTCAAGCCTTTCAACATCAAGCCTTATTCTTTTAGGCGAACATTTCAAAACCTGAGCCGCTAATCTTTTTTGAATTTTAAGTTCCATTTTACATCGCGCCTTTCTTTGTCAGTACTTTTTCTTTTTCAAGCTTCTCCTGCTTTTTCCTTTCATCATCACTCAACTCTGGCGTGATTTTTTCTTCCAATTTCTCTGATTTTTTCTCTTCTTT from Candidatus Woesearchaeota archaeon encodes the following:
- a CDS encoding 50S ribosomal protein L18, translated to MKNISTVRYRRRRTGKTDYKKRLALLLSNKSRLVIRTSLKNISLQVAEYHPPGDKILASAHSGELEKFGWNINKGNIPAAYLTGLLFGKKMKEKKIGDVVLDIGMQRSIKASRIYAALKGVLDAGIDVPHSKEILPDENRTSGKHIQDHTKKEVQKMFTSVKEKILAK
- a CDS encoding 50S ribosomal protein L19e; this encodes MELKIQKRLAAQVLKCSPKRIRLDVERLEEIKEAITKADIRSLINNNAIVRVQKKGISRFKAKTRHLKKKQGRHKGFGSRKGRNTARLPPKRRWMNAVRLQRRFLKMLKAKKSIDNTVFYELYAKVKGGFFRSKRHLELYIQEHKLAKLK